GAGGGAATATCTTCATCAACGGCTAAAAATGTCCGGCTATAGGTGCTACTGCCAATGGGTTTCAAGGCTCGGTAATGGTCGCGCAGCAGCAGTTTTGACCCGCAGGTTTGACAAAATTTATTGCCCTCGGGGTTTTTCGGTTGTTGACAAACGGGATTTAAACAATGGTTCATCATATTAATTTTAAGGGGTTAAACTCTGCCAAATTTTGAGGGTTTTATCAAGACTGCCACTGATGATGGTTTGACCCTCAAAACTTAAAGCCAAACAGGTTATACTATCACTATGGCCCGTGAGGGTGTGGAGGAGGTTGCCAGATTCTTGATGCCAGATTTTCAGGGTTTTGTCTTCGCTGCCACTCACTAAAATATGACCATTTCCAGGATTGAGAGTGGGGAGTAAGGGGAGATAACCGATCGCCTGAAATCCGCTTAAATGTTCCTTGGGGGTGGCTAATCGGCTGCCCGTATCCAGTTGCCAGGTTTGGATGGTTTTATCCCGACTGCCCGAGGCGAGGGTTTGACTATCCGAGGCGATCACCACTGCCTCAACCCGTTCCTGATGTCCGGTGAGTGTTGCTTTCACCGTGCCATTCCGGAGGTTCCAAAGTTTAATCGTGCGATCGTCACTACCGGAAGCAATAGTTTTGCCATCAGGGGAACAGGTAACACAGGAAACCCCTTGAGTATGTCCCTCCCAGGTTTGCTGCAATTGTGCAGTCCGCAAATTCCAGAGTTTCAGAGTCTTGTCAGCGCTACCACTGACTAAAGTTTTGCCATCGGGAGTGATTGTGAGAGCCGTAATCGCCCCGGTATGTCCTGTCAGGGTGCGAAGTAAAAACCCTGTGGGTAATTGCCAGAATTTAATCGTTTTATCCGTACTCCCGGAAACCAACAGCTTGCCATCGGGGGAAATGACAACGGCAGTAACTGCGCCGGAATGTTGAGTGAGGGTATGGAGGACTTTCCCCGTATGACGGTCCCAAATCATGAGAGTTTTATCCTCACTCCCAGAAGTAATGATTTTACCATCCTTGGAGAGGGCAACGGTTTTGATGGCTGCGGTATGTCCCGTGAGAGTCGAGTCACAGTCCCAGATTTGCCCTTTAAACAGTTCCAGCAGGGGATTTGGGGGAACCGTTGGCGGGGTGGGAACTGCGGGAACAAAGGGGGTGACTGCCCCGGGGAAACTCCGACTGCCTGCGGGATTCAAATCCTGGAGAACCGCTGAAGCAGAGGGATAGCGGGCTTTCATGGAATCGTGGATCATCTTATTCAGAATGGCGGCAAGGCGATCGCTGACGGTGCGTCCAACTTGCTGTAAGTGTGACTGCCACAACCACCGCGACT
The DNA window shown above is from Laspinema palackyanum D2c and carries:
- a CDS encoding protein kinase domain-containing protein, with amino-acid sequence MSYCLNPHCKKPYNPDNAKFCLSCRSPLGLKNRYRTIRPLGEGGMGRTFLALDQDRLNAPCAIKQLLPAPEIQSDLQAMAKVTELFEQEARQLLLLGEQHSQIPALLGYFEQDKRLYLVQQFIEGQTLWQELQRFGAFKEEQIRQLLLDLLPVLQFVHERQVIHRDIKPANIIRREDGRESSSGQLVLIDFGIAKQLNSGGGKTGTRAGTEGYAPMEQLRGGRAFPASDLYSLGVTCIQLLTGISLDRLYDPVESRWLWQSHLQQVGRTVSDRLAAILNKMIHDSMKARYPSASAVLQDLNPAGSRSFPGAVTPFVPAVPTPPTVPPNPLLELFKGQIWDCDSTLTGHTAAIKTVALSKDGKIITSGSEDKTLMIWDRHTGKVLHTLTQHSGAVTAVVISPDGKLLVSGSTDKTIKFWQLPTGFLLRTLTGHTGAITALTITPDGKTLVSGSADKTLKLWNLRTAQLQQTWEGHTQGVSCVTCSPDGKTIASGSDDRTIKLWNLRNGTVKATLTGHQERVEAVVIASDSQTLASGSRDKTIQTWQLDTGSRLATPKEHLSGFQAIGYLPLLPTLNPGNGHILVSGSEDKTLKIWHQESGNLLHTLTGHSDSITCLALSFEGQTIISGSLDKTLKIWQSLTP